The proteins below are encoded in one region of Candidatus Margulisiibacteriota bacterium:
- the dnaK gene encoding molecular chaperone DnaK, with the protein MSKIIGIDLGTTNSCCAVVIGGEPTVIPSSEGERIVPSVVAFPKDNERVVGRIAKRQAITNPENTVYSIKRFMGRRVTEVGEEMRLVPYKVTEDKAGGAGVSIRGKTYTPPEISAMVLQKIKQDAEAYLGEKVSKAVITVPAYFNDSQRQATKDAGAIAGLEVVRIINEPTAAALAYGLDKKHAEKIAVYDLGGGTFDISILEIGDGVFEVKSTNGDTHLGGDNFDEKIVNWLVDEFKKENGIDLKNDRMALQRLRDASEKAKCELSTVMEAEINLPFITADASGPKHLVIKLSRSKLEQLVDDLIQRTLGPVKNALSDAKLGASDINEVILVGGQTRMPKVQEVVKSLFGKEPNKTVNPDEVVAIGAAIQGGVLTGEVKEMVLLDVTPLSLGIETLGGVMTRLIERNTTIPTSKSEVFSTAGDGQTSVEVHVLQGERQMASDNRTLGRFHLEGIPPAPRGIPQIEVTFDIDANGILHVSAKDKGTGKVQKISITASSGLTKDDIDKMKKEAELHESDDKKKKEEVEIRNQADNLAYTAEKTLKDMGDKIDAQTKEKVQKGIEELKKSLAGTDTAKIKQDLEALQKEVYEMSSQVYKAQQPPQGEQSQGQGDAGASGPSQNPGDDKTINADWKESDQK; encoded by the coding sequence ATGTCCAAAATCATAGGGATCGATCTGGGAACAACCAACAGCTGCTGCGCGGTGGTAATAGGAGGAGAACCCACCGTTATCCCGAGTTCGGAAGGGGAAAGAATAGTTCCCTCGGTGGTGGCTTTTCCCAAGGACAACGAAAGGGTCGTGGGCCGCATAGCCAAAAGACAGGCGATAACAAATCCGGAAAACACCGTCTATTCCATAAAAAGGTTCATGGGAAGGAGAGTAACAGAGGTCGGGGAAGAGATGAGGCTGGTCCCCTACAAAGTTACGGAGGACAAAGCGGGAGGCGCCGGGGTCAGCATAAGAGGCAAGACCTATACGCCGCCGGAGATCTCGGCAATGGTCCTGCAAAAGATCAAACAGGATGCCGAAGCTTACCTCGGAGAGAAGGTGTCAAAGGCAGTTATCACGGTCCCTGCGTACTTTAACGACAGCCAGAGGCAGGCAACAAAAGATGCCGGCGCCATAGCCGGGCTGGAAGTTGTCAGGATAATCAACGAGCCCACGGCCGCAGCGCTTGCCTACGGTCTTGACAAAAAACATGCGGAAAAGATCGCAGTATACGATCTGGGCGGAGGCACCTTTGACATTTCCATCCTTGAGATAGGCGACGGCGTCTTTGAGGTAAAATCAACGAACGGGGACACCCACCTCGGAGGCGATAACTTTGATGAAAAGATAGTCAATTGGCTTGTTGACGAGTTCAAGAAAGAGAACGGCATAGACCTTAAGAACGACAGGATGGCCTTGCAGAGGCTCCGCGACGCCTCCGAAAAAGCAAAATGCGAGCTGTCAACCGTAATGGAGGCCGAGATAAATCTGCCCTTCATAACTGCAGATGCCTCGGGGCCCAAACACCTGGTCATAAAACTATCGCGCTCAAAGCTGGAACAGCTGGTGGACGACCTGATACAGAGGACCCTGGGCCCGGTAAAGAACGCTCTTTCCGATGCCAAACTGGGAGCCTCTGACATAAACGAAGTGATCCTGGTAGGCGGGCAGACAAGGATGCCAAAAGTCCAGGAAGTGGTCAAAAGCCTCTTTGGCAAGGAACCCAACAAGACCGTCAATCCTGACGAGGTAGTGGCCATTGGAGCCGCCATCCAGGGCGGAGTGCTTACCGGAGAGGTAAAGGAGATGGTCCTGCTTGATGTTACCCCTCTTTCGTTGGGGATAGAGACCCTGGGAGGCGTAATGACCAGGCTGATAGAAAGGAACACCACGATCCCGACTTCAAAGAGCGAGGTATTTTCTACCGCGGGCGACGGACAGACCAGCGTAGAAGTCCATGTGCTTCAGGGAGAGAGACAGATGGCTTCTGACAACAGGACACTTGGGAGATTCCATCTGGAAGGCATCCCCCCGGCGCCGAGAGGTATTCCACAGATAGAGGTCACCTTTGACATTGACGCCAACGGCATCCTTCATGTAAGCGCAAAGGACAAGGGTACGGGGAAAGTGCAAAAGATCTCCATCACCGCTTCTTCGGGGCTTACAAAGGATGATATAGATAAGATGAAAAAAGAGGCGGAACTGCACGAATCCGATGACAAGAAGAAAAAAGAAGAGGTAGAGATTAGGAACCAAGCCGACAACCTTGCCTACACGGCGGAAAAAACTTTGAAGGATATGGGCGACAAAATAGATGCCCAAACCAAAGAAAAGGTCCAAAAAGGGATAGAGGAGCTGAAAAAATCGCTTGCCGGCACTGACACTGCCAAGATCAAACAGGACCTTGAAGCGCTTCAGAAAGAGGTTTATGAAATGTCCTCTCAGGTCTACAAGGCCCAGCAGCCGCCTCAAGGAGAGCAGTCCCAGGGCCAAGGAGATGCAGGGGCAAGCGGACCTTCGCAAAATCCCGGGGATGACAAGACTATAAACGCCGACTGGAAGGAATCGGATCAGAAATAA
- the hemW gene encoding radical SAM family heme chaperone HemW, with the protein MAGLYIHIPFCRKKCDYCDFASVPIDDAADDNVGAGGRGSTELAEVQPLHDYLIAINNELRSYPGFVPSTIFIGGGTPTILDTEQLRKLMGIVRTPIGSGPQHIEFTIEGNPDSMTLDKLKLLRQYGANRLSIGAQSFNNDELRALGRIHDRGRIIQAFSIAREAGFNNINLDLMFGIPQQTLGSWQRTLDQALELGPEHLSCYGLQIEEGTPFHKIYSGDKNDPMYRRPGGASLPNDDTQFEMYKHTIDLLKSRGYHHYEISNFAKPGFECKHNMNYWKNGDYIGIGASAASHMGGKRRENPKDTQEYLNRDLYSRGGAAALLMSSESTPMGGGGASKTEITETILMNLRLLEGLDLDGFKKRFGASLEDLYGKELEKLSALGLIEILKGRLKLSENGLYLANKVFEEFV; encoded by the coding sequence ATGGCCGGCCTCTATATCCATATCCCCTTTTGCAGAAAAAAATGCGATTATTGCGATTTTGCCTCTGTCCCGATCGATGACGCCGCCGATGATAATGTAGGGGCTGGCGGCCGCGGCTCGACTGAGCTCGCCGAAGTCCAGCCCCTACACGATTATTTAATTGCGATCAATAATGAATTGCGATCATATCCCGGATTTGTCCCATCCACAATATTCATCGGCGGCGGCACCCCGACGATATTGGACACGGAACAATTGCGAAAATTGATGGGTATCGTACGGACCCCGATCGGATCGGGGCCCCAACATATAGAATTCACGATAGAAGGGAACCCGGATTCTATGACCCTTGATAAATTGAAATTATTGCGGCAATACGGCGCAAACCGCCTTTCGATCGGCGCGCAATCGTTTAACAACGATGAATTGAGAGCTCTGGGGCGGATACATGACAGAGGGAGGATAATTCAAGCTTTTTCAATTGCCAGAGAAGCCGGCTTTAACAACATTAATCTTGACCTGATGTTCGGGATACCGCAACAGACCCTGGGCTCATGGCAGAGGACCCTGGACCAGGCGCTTGAGCTTGGGCCAGAACACCTTTCCTGCTATGGCCTTCAGATCGAGGAAGGAACACCATTTCATAAAATATATTCGGGGGATAAAAATGATCCGATGTACAGACGCCCCGGTGGGGCGTCTCTTCCAAACGATGACACGCAATTTGAAATGTATAAACACACCATCGATCTGCTCAAATCCCGCGGCTATCATCATTATGAGATCTCGAATTTCGCAAAACCCGGATTTGAATGCAAACACAATATGAACTATTGGAAGAACGGAGATTATATCGGCATAGGCGCCTCCGCCGCATCGCATATGGGGGGAAAAAGACGGGAGAATCCAAAGGATACACAGGAATATTTGAATAGAGATTTGTACAGCCGCGGCGGTGCCGCGGCTCTTCTAATGAGCTCCGAATCCACCCCCATGGGCGGCGGAGGCGCTTCAAAAACCGAGATAACCGAAACCATCCTCATGAACCTGCGGCTTCTAGAAGGGCTTGATCTGGATGGCTTCAAAAAGAGGTTCGGGGCCTCGCTGGAAGACCTGTACGGGAAAGAACTGGAAAAATTATCGGCCCTGGGCTTAATTGAGATACTAAAAGGCAGATTAAAGCTTTCCGAAAACGGCCTCTACCTTGCCAACAAGGTCTTTGAAGAGTTTGTTTGA
- the dnaJ gene encoding molecular chaperone DnaJ, which yields MANKDYYGSLGISKPSSPDEIKKAFRSLARKYHPDVCKEPDATKKFKEINEAYQVLSDPRKKQMYDTYGTAGPAGGFNASGFPDLEDILRDFTSSSPFGDMFESFFGGRQGASRKRGPEPGNDLRYDLELTLEEAHNGLEREVEIERLKVCGKCKGSGAEGFTAVKKCPQCGGSGQVTRAQRTILGSFSQIVVCDKCSGYGEIIENPCKTCKGSGRIRTKDKAKVTVPAGIDAGYRLKVSGFGDAGIRGGGYGDLYVFIDVKPHPMLRRDGDNLYTTDKIDFVSAALGDTAHINVFGQDVELKIPAGTQPNTVFRIKGKGINKLYGHGRGDLFVEVQVEIPTRLSKEQAQLLKKIKGAK from the coding sequence ATGGCTAACAAAGATTATTACGGATCCCTTGGAATATCAAAACCTTCTTCTCCTGATGAAATAAAGAAAGCCTTCAGGTCGCTTGCAAGAAAATACCATCCCGATGTCTGCAAAGAACCCGATGCAACAAAAAAATTCAAAGAGATCAACGAAGCCTATCAGGTTTTGAGCGACCCCAGAAAAAAACAGATGTACGACACTTACGGGACCGCGGGCCCCGCAGGAGGGTTTAACGCTTCCGGCTTCCCCGACCTTGAGGATATTTTGCGTGACTTTACATCTTCTTCGCCGTTCGGAGATATGTTCGAATCCTTTTTTGGGGGAAGGCAGGGCGCCAGTCGCAAAAGAGGCCCGGAACCCGGCAATGATTTAAGATATGACCTTGAGCTCACGCTTGAAGAAGCCCACAACGGCCTTGAAAGGGAAGTGGAGATAGAAAGGCTCAAGGTCTGCGGCAAATGCAAGGGCAGCGGAGCCGAAGGGTTTACGGCGGTCAAAAAATGCCCCCAGTGCGGGGGGTCCGGCCAGGTCACCAGGGCCCAAAGAACGATCCTGGGAAGCTTTTCCCAGATCGTGGTATGCGACAAATGTTCCGGCTACGGAGAAATAATTGAAAACCCGTGCAAAACATGCAAAGGCTCGGGAAGGATAAGGACAAAAGACAAGGCAAAGGTAACAGTTCCCGCGGGAATAGACGCCGGATACAGATTAAAGGTCTCCGGCTTTGGGGATGCAGGCATAAGGGGCGGAGGTTATGGAGACCTTTATGTCTTTATCGATGTTAAACCTCATCCTATGCTGCGCCGGGACGGGGACAATCTTTATACCACCGACAAAATAGATTTTGTTAGCGCAGCCCTCGGCGATACCGCGCATATTAATGTTTTTGGACAGGATGTGGAACTGAAGATACCGGCAGGCACCCAGCCCAACACCGTGTTCAGGATAAAAGGCAAAGGCATCAATAAACTCTACGGCCACGGAAGAGGAGACCTGTTCGTTGAGGTGCAGGTAGAGATCCCCACCAGGCTTTCAAAAGAGCAGGCACAACTGCTTAAGAAGATCAAAGGCGCAAAATGA
- a CDS encoding 16S rRNA (uracil(1498)-N(3))-methyltransferase: MNRFFVLPGSIDKDIITVSGHDVNHIKNVLRLKAQDELVCFDGQGMEYLCSIESFGKDCVSARILSSKKTDTEPSVKITLVQALPKASKMDLIIQKSVELGVHKIIPITTERTVARGEKLERWRKISKEAAQQCGRAIIPEVSPVLNFDEFLELAPSLSRGISKDFDLKLIPWENEKQISLKSVLKEHTNTNSIAVLIGPEGGFSKKEVAGAVAHGFKPVSLGRTVLRTETAGMAATAMIIYELE, translated from the coding sequence ATGAACCGGTTTTTTGTGCTGCCCGGATCCATCGATAAAGATATCATAACGGTCTCAGGCCACGATGTTAATCATATAAAGAATGTCTTAAGGCTTAAGGCGCAAGACGAACTTGTTTGTTTTGACGGACAAGGGATGGAATATCTTTGCTCCATCGAATCCTTTGGCAAAGACTGCGTCTCTGCCAGGATCTTATCCTCCAAAAAAACCGATACCGAACCGTCTGTCAAGATCACTCTGGTACAGGCCCTGCCAAAGGCCTCAAAGATGGACCTCATAATACAAAAGTCCGTTGAACTTGGCGTTCATAAAATAATCCCTATTACCACCGAAAGGACCGTAGCCAGAGGAGAAAAACTTGAGAGGTGGAGAAAGATATCCAAAGAAGCCGCCCAGCAATGCGGCCGAGCAATAATACCGGAAGTGTCTCCTGTCCTGAATTTCGATGAATTTCTAGAGCTTGCCCCGAGCTTGTCGAGGGGTATTTCTAAGGATTTCGATCTTAAATTGATCCCATGGGAGAATGAGAAACAGATATCCTTGAAATCTGTGCTAAAGGAACATACTAATACTAATAGCATTGCTGTTCTAATAGGCCCCGAAGGCGGTTTTTCCAAAAAGGAAGTGGCGGGAGCTGTTGCGCATGGTTTTAAACCGGTTTCCTTGGGTAGAACGGTCCTCAGGACAGAAACGGCCGGTATGGCTGCCACCGCCATGATAATCTACGAATTGGAATGA
- the grpE gene encoding nucleotide exchange factor GrpE, which yields MKIIGGNNKMDKDKAEKAECPDEKDAKIEELKNQLLRLMADFDNFKKRAAAEKEEIVFFSNEALIIALLPILDNFERAMDHASGCGREKVGEEFFKGFALIKKQLEDVLQKIGVCPIECVGKPFDPNFHEAVITKAVEGLDDGTVAEEMQKGYTFRGKLIRPSMVIVSKNP from the coding sequence ATGAAGATCATCGGAGGAAATAACAAGATGGACAAAGACAAGGCTGAAAAAGCCGAATGCCCCGACGAAAAGGACGCAAAGATAGAAGAGCTCAAGAACCAGCTGCTGCGCCTTATGGCGGATTTTGACAACTTTAAGAAAAGGGCTGCCGCGGAAAAAGAAGAGATCGTCTTTTTCAGCAATGAGGCGCTCATAATAGCCCTGTTGCCGATACTGGACAATTTTGAGCGGGCAATGGACCATGCTTCCGGATGCGGCAGGGAAAAAGTCGGCGAAGAATTCTTCAAGGGATTTGCGCTTATAAAAAAACAGCTGGAGGATGTGCTGCAAAAGATAGGGGTCTGCCCCATAGAATGCGTCGGAAAGCCCTTTGACCCCAATTTTCATGAGGCCGTAATAACAAAAGCTGTCGAAGGTCTTGATGACGGGACAGTGGCGGAAGAAATGCAGAAGGGATACACATTCAGGGGTAAATTGATCAGGCCGTCGATGGTGATCGTTTCAAAAAATCCGTAG